A window of Candidatus Angelobacter sp. genomic DNA:
CGGCGGCCGCGCTCGGCACGCTGCTGGAAAACCGCGGGCTCAAGGTCGCGCTGCAAAAGTTCGATCCCTACCTCAACGTCGATCCCGGCACGATGAGTCCGTATCAGCACGGCGAGGTTTATGTGCTCGACGACGGCGCGGAGACCGACCTCGACCTCGGCCATTACGAGCGGTTCACCAATGTCAAATTGACCCGGCTCAACAATCTCACCAGCGGCCAGGTCTATCAGACCGTTCTCAATAACGAACGCGAGGGCAAATACCTCGGCAAAACGGTCCAGGTCATTCCGCACGTCACCGACGAAATCCAGAACCGCATTCACCTACTGGCCGAGCAATCGAAAGCGGACGTGATCATCACGGAAATCGGCGGCACGACCGGCGATATTGAGGGGCTGCCGTTTTTGGAGGCCATCCGCGAGTTTGCTCTCGAAGCCGGCCACGGCAATGTCGCCTTCATGCACGTGACGTTCGTGCCGTTCATCAGGGCGGCGGGCGAGCTGAAGACCAAGCCCACGCAGCAATCGGTCGCGAAGTTGCGCGAAATCGGCATCGCACCGCACATTTTGATCGCCCGCTGCGAACGGCCGCTGGACAAGGAACTGCGCCAGAAGATTTCCCTGTTTTGCAATGTCCCGTACGAAGCGGTCATCGAGGAAAAAGACGTTGACCACAGCATCTATGAAGTGCCGCTCATGCTCCAGCGCGAACGGCTTGACGACCTCGTCTGCCGGTTGCTGCACCTGGAGACACCGTTGGCGAACATGGCGCACTGGCAGGAAATCATCCGCAAACTCATCGCCCCGCAGCACCGCGTCCGCATCGGCGTCGTCGGCAAATACATCGAGCTGCAGGACGCCTACAAATCGGTTTACGAAGCGATCATCCACGGCGGGGTGGCGAACGATTGCGGCGTGGAGATCGTAAAGTTGGACGCCGAGGACATCGAACGCGAGGGTGCGGAAAAAATTCTCAAAGGGCTCGGCGGGATCCTGGTGCCGGGCGGCTTCGGCGAACGCGGCATTGAAGGCAAAATCATGGCTGCGAAATACGCGCGGGAAAACAAACTCCCTTACCTCGGCCTCTGCCTGGGAATGCAGATCGCGACGATTGAATTTGCGCGCAACGTGCTGAAACTGGAAAAGGCGCACTCGACCGAGTTCGAGCCCGGCACGCCGCACCCGGTCATCTGTCTGCTCGACGAGCAGAAGAAAGTGACGAAGAAGGGCGGCACCATGCGGCTGGGCGCGCAACCATGCCAGTTAGTGGTGGGTTCACAAGCAGCCAAGCTTTACGGCGCATTCGTCGTGAACGAGCGGCACCGGCACCGCTACGAATTCAACAACGCCTATCGCGACAGGTTCGAGAAGGCGGACTTCATGTTCAGCGGCACCTCGCCGGACGGCAAACTGGTGGAAATCATCGAGCAAACGAACCACCCTTTCTTCATTGCCAGCCAGTTCCATCCGGAATTCCGCAGCAAACCGCACCAGCCGCATCCGTTGTTCCGCGGCTTCATCGGAGCCGCCCACGCCCACATTCATCAACGGCCGTTGTGACACGGCGCGGCTGAACATGGGGGTGTTTCAGACAATCAATCTGGAGGCGCGAAAATGCGAACCGACATTCCGGCTCATTTTCGAGCACGGCAAGAAGTAGAGATGTACGGCGCACGCCTGTTGATTCCCGCGCTGGAGCATCTGCTCGCGCTCAAGTTGCACGCGTTGAGCGCACACTCACGCGGGCCGCTTTCTGAAGGATTTTTTAGATGTTGAAAATCTGTTGCGCGTAAACAAGGTTGATTTGCGTTCCGAGCGTGTTCGCCAGTTGTTCCTGAAATACGGCAATACCGAATTTATGAAAAAATATCCCACGCCTGCTCTGGCGGAGAAATTTGAATTGAACGAAGCCGCGGCGGCGGCCGAGCTTGAGTTGCCGGTGGCAACGGATTTTGTATCGCGCCCGCCGCGGATTGATCCACAAGCCATGCTTCGCCGGATCGAGGAAACCATGCATTGGCGCAGCACGCGACCCGGAGAAT
This region includes:
- a CDS encoding CTP synthase; translation: MKYIFVTGGVVSSLGKGLTAAALGTLLENRGLKVALQKFDPYLNVDPGTMSPYQHGEVYVLDDGAETDLDLGHYERFTNVKLTRLNNLTSGQVYQTVLNNEREGKYLGKTVQVIPHVTDEIQNRIHLLAEQSKADVIITEIGGTTGDIEGLPFLEAIREFALEAGHGNVAFMHVTFVPFIRAAGELKTKPTQQSVAKLREIGIAPHILIARCERPLDKELRQKISLFCNVPYEAVIEEKDVDHSIYEVPLMLQRERLDDLVCRLLHLETPLANMAHWQEIIRKLIAPQHRVRIGVVGKYIELQDAYKSVYEAIIHGGVANDCGVEIVKLDAEDIEREGAEKILKGLGGILVPGGFGERGIEGKIMAAKYARENKLPYLGLCLGMQIATIEFARNVLKLEKAHSTEFEPGTPHPVICLLDEQKKVTKKGGTMRLGAQPCQLVVGSQAAKLYGAFVVNERHRHRYEFNNAYRDRFEKADFMFSGTSPDGKLVEIIEQTNHPFFIASQFHPEFRSKPHQPHPLFRGFIGAAHAHIHQRPL